The Chrysoperla carnea chromosome X, inChrCarn1.1, whole genome shotgun sequence genome includes a region encoding these proteins:
- the LOC123302492 gene encoding putative tyrosine-protein kinase Wsck — translation MKILFIVFMFIKYLEADEENIVSSNLQCYKNFRTKDGSNQYIVNFLNPVTVDTCTKECFNRYYRFIALRHDICYCMNNYEGEEKFIADCNYKCKGNPSQICGGYDESIFAIYPTDLKVPDAPQNVQIQNVTEKTISLKWQPPEYKQHVTGYVLTAHALHTYSSSVLNALEWKIYNNTLSYTMFNLHPATTYNITLQALSADGLGRPASIVATTVIGIPDPAPITPQIVKVDDKQLTVSIEEMKNENGPITAYRIVVINDATNQGFTPEYLKSYSEAMKDGLPYYITAELRPSELRKNFTIGDGRYYNGFYNAPISDTSNVDVAIGIVSTNGSISKMRYTQPSGNKEGIIILNVGNGYEMESNLNLALIIAITFLGILLVLSIFSLYYLKYRIKQQRRRTDCQELTLQGPILEMENSGYIPEEEIERVNHYDNLRDKVWNIPKNFLDIKSDQILGQGKFGRVISGTVQRDMSSVPVAIAMISDHNLQKNDAKRMLNQLNILIVAGNHENVNSLIGFYENPTTLYIAMEHYENVFKDWLLECRQYTDDGTKFTALTQNELIAFFIQIASGMQHLGRQKLVHGQLCCRNILLDTVKMNCKITGFGLSDYVRNGKHLDYSRWHAHELFRQRQPSTKSDVWSFGCLMWEACALGGTPFVNIQSKDVGNEIRRGARLHQLSYITTDIYQVMLNCWQMDSDERPTFEEVIQNLEFLLHDCIQLMDFSVNPGFSYEKYLLELETSK, via the exons atgaaaatattatttatagtttttatgtttattaaatatttagaagcCGACGAAGAAAATATTGTTTCGAGTAACTtgcaatgttataaaaattttcgtacaaaAGATGGTTCGAAtcaatatattgtaaattttttaaatccagtTACTGTCGATACATGCACAAAGGAATGTTTCAATCGTTACTAcag gttCATTGCGTTACGTCACGATATATGTTATTGTATGAATAATTATGAAggtgaagaaaaatttattgccGATTGTAACTACAAATGTAAGGGAAATCCGTCACAGATTTGTGGGGGTTACGATGAATCGATATTTGCCATATATCCAACAGATCTTAAAG tACCGGATGCTCCACAAAATGTTCAAATACAAAACGTAACAGAAAAAACGATCTCATTAAAATGGCAACCGCCCGAATATAAACAACATGTAACGGGCTATGTATTAACTGCGCATGCATTACATACATATTCAAGTAGTGTTTTAAATGCGCTAGAATggaaaatttacaacaatacacTTTCATACACAATGTTTAACTTACATCCGGCCACAACTTATAATATCACGTTACAAGCCCTATCAGCGGATGGTTTAGGAAGGCCTGCATCGATTGTAGCGACCACGGTGATTGGTATCCCAGATCCGGCACCAATTACACCACAAATAGTGAAAGTGGACGATAAACAGTTAACTGTTAGCAttgaagaaatgaaaaatgaaaatggacCAATTACAGCTTATCGGATTGTGGTTATTAATGATGCAACGAATCAAGGTTTTACACCCGAATATTTAAAGTCGTATTCGGAAGCAATGAAAGATGGATTACCGTACTATATAACGGCTGAACTACGACCATCG GAATTAAGAAAGAACTTTACAATTGGAGATGGTCGCTATTACAATGGTTTTTACAACGCTCCAATTTCAGACACATCAAATGTGGATGTTGCTATCGGGATTGTGAGTACAAATGGAAGTATATCGAAAATGCGCTATACTCAACCATCTGGTAACAAAGAGggtatcattattttgaatgttGGTAATGGCTATGAAATGGAATCGAACTTAAATCTAGCGCTAATTATTGCTATTACGTTTTTGGGGATTTTATTGGTTCTATCAATATTTTCGTTGTATTACTTAAAATATCGCATTAAACAACAACGCCGAAGGACTGATTGTCAGGAGTTAACGTTACAAGGGCCCATTCTAGAAATG gAAAATAGTGGTTATATTCCCGAAGAAGAAATCGAAAGAGTTAATCATTACGATAATTTACGTGATAAAGTTTGgaatataccaaaaaattttctggatATTAAATCGGATCAAATACTTGGTCAGGGAAAATTTGGACGTGTTATTTCTGGCACGGTTCAACGTGATATGAGTAGTGTGCCTGTTGCAATTGCCATGATATCtg aTCATAACCTTCAAAAAAACGATGCAAAACGTATGCTGAATCAATTAAACATATTAATTGTGGCGGGAAATCATGAAAATGTGAACTCATTAATTGGATTCTATGAAAATCCAACTACGTTATACATTGCAATGGAACATTATGAGAATGTTTTTAAAGATTGGCTCTTGGAATGTCGTCAATATACTGACGATGGCACGAAATTTACGGCGTTAACACAAAATGAACTTATAGCGTTCTTTATTCAGATCGCGAGTGGCATGCAGCATTTAGGCAGACAAAAG ctTGTTCATGGACAATTATGCTGTCGCAACATTTTACTGGACACAGTGAAAATGAATTGTAAAATAACCGGTTTCGGTTTATCCGATTATGTACGAAACGGCAAACATTTAGACTATAGTCGTTGGCATGCACATGAATTATTCCGTCAACGACAACCGTCTACAAAGAGTGATGTATGGTCTTTCGGATGTTTAATGTGGGAAGCATGCGCCTTAGGTGGTACACCGTTTGTAAATATTCAATCCAAAGATGTTGGTAATGAAATTCGACGTGGTGCTCGTCTTCATCAACTCAGTTACATAACCACCGATATATATCAAGTTATGTTAAATTGTTGGCAAATGGATTCTGATGAGCGTCCTACATTTGAG gaagtgatacaaaatttggaatttttattacatgACTGTATCCAGCTAATGGATTTCAGTGTGAATCCGGGATTTTCGTATGAAAAATATCTTCTCGAATTAGAAACTAGTAAATAA